A genomic segment from Spinacia oleracea cultivar Varoflay chromosome 3, BTI_SOV_V1, whole genome shotgun sequence encodes:
- the LOC130470060 gene encoding agamous-like MADS-box protein AGL82, translating to MGRRKVDTTQLLQTQKTLIKVFKQRKDGILKKAFELSTLCNTEVAVIIFGPKNGDPPSIWPKDSDNLINILKRFENEKTSIKERRKRATNMNIPCFRNNKDDAGDNPIWNDKFDSFSVQELVGLLSSLETKINVVNAKINTMKNNSVILPLKFEEVQSSGVGAGLQQGMMMIVMGRFVRREVNV from the coding sequence ATGGGCCGAAGGAAAGTAGATACGACACAGTTGTTACAAACCCAGAAAACCCTAATAAAAGTTTTCAAGCAAAGAAAAGATGGGATCTTGAAGAAGGCGTTCGAGCTTTCAACTCTGTGTAATACCGAAGTTGCTGTAATAATCTTCGGACCGAAGAATGGTGATCCTCCATCAATTTGGCCTAAGGATTCAGATAACCTAATCAACATACTTAAGAGGTTCGAGAACGAGAAGACGAGTATCAAGGAACGTCGAAAAAGAGCTACAAATATGAACATCCCCTGTTTTCGCAACAATAAAGATGATGCGGGTGACAATCCCATATGGAATGACAAATTTGATAGTTTCTCAGTACAGGAATTAGTGGGTTTGCTTTCTTCTTTGGAAACTAAGATTAATGTTGTGAATGCTAAGATTAATACAATGAAAAACAACTCGGTAATTTTGCCGCTTAAGTTCGAAGAGGTGCAATCCAGTGGTGTTGGTGCAGGGTTACAGCAAGGGATGATGATGATTGTTATGGGTCGTTTTGTACGACGTGAGGTCAACGTTTGA